In the Solanum pennellii chromosome 5, SPENNV200 genome, one interval contains:
- the LOC107020726 gene encoding probable LRR receptor-like serine/threonine-protein kinase At1g67720 isoform X1, whose translation MTRQSCSDGKHPSPLTLSGFLLADLKMSYARVKPCIGTTTFDSWLGEFVSIDCGSASNYTDASTGLAWTSDAGMMGHGKPVVVVNANVNSQQYQRRRDFPADSNKYCYTLKTKERRRYLVRATFLYGSPAAEGTYPKFELYLDATKWGTITISESSRIYVNEMIIRAPSNSIDVCLCCATTESPFISTLELRPLNLSMYATDYEDNFYLKVAARVDFGAQSKEPIRYPDDPYDRIWDSDLKKRPNFLVDVAAGTERINTTKYIDTNTREYPPVKVMQTAVVGTKGMLSYRLNLDDFPANARAFAYFAEIEDLGMNETRKFKMERPYVPDYSNAVVNIAENANGSYTLYEPSYMNITLDFILSFSFVKTPDSTRGPLLSAMEICRYVQIATKTDEQDVSTLNAFRSMSLGSDWSDEDGDPCVPTQWEWVICSTTSPPRITKITLSGKNVTGEIPRELHHMEGLTELWLDGNSLTGPIPDLSNLVNLRIIHLENNKLTGPIPSYLGGLPSLLELYVQNNSLTGEIPSSLLTGKVTFKHEGNPNLRPESNHSTRYKVILGASIGGLVIILVLFAVSIFFLCHFRTKVSHQKGESMRTNAKPSTTYSMARGGSLMDEGVAYYIPLSEIEEATENFSKQIGKGSFGPVYYGRLRDGKEVAVKTMADSSSHGTKQFATEVALLSRIHHRNLVPLIGYYEDDHQRMLVYEYMHNGTLRDHITESTDNKHLDWLARLNIAEDAAKGLEYLHTGCNPSIIHRDVKTSNILLDINMRAKVSDFGLSRQAEEDLTHVSSVARGTVGYLDPEYYANQQLTEKSDVYSFGVVLLELISGRKPFSSEEYGADWSIVHWARSLIRKGDVISIMDPALVGHVKVESVWRIAEVAIQCVERHGTSRPRMHEILSAIQDAIKIEKGIDKLSSSGSSKAQSSRKTLLTSFLDVESPDISNSSLTPSAR comes from the exons ATGACTAGACAGAGTTGCTCGGATGGAAAGCACCCTTCACCTCTAACCCTTAGTGGCTTTTTGTTAGCTGATTTGAAAATGAGTTATGCACGTGTTAAACCCTGCATAGGTACTACCACGTTTGATAGTTGGTTAGGAG AGTTTGTAAGTATAGACTGTGGAAGTGCAAGCAATTATACGGACGCGAGTACAGGATTAGCATGGACTTCAGATGCTGGAATGATGGGGCATGGAAAACCTGTTGTGGTAGTGAATGCAAATGTAAACTCACAACAATATCAAAGGCGCAGAGACTTTCCGGCAGACAGCAACAAATACTGTTATACTTTAAAAACCAAGGAGAGAAGGCGATATCTTGTGCGAGCAACATTTCTATATGGAAGTCCTGCAGCAGAGGGAACATACCCCAAGTTTGAGCTCTACTTGGATGCAACTAAATGGGGAACTATAACCATTTCAGAATCTTCAAGGATATATGTGAACGAAATGATCATAAGAGCACCTTCAAACTCTATCGATGTGTGCTTGTGTTGTGCAACAACAGAGTCCCCCTTCATATCTACTCTTGAGCTGAGACCTCTGAACTTGTCAATGTATGCCACAGACTATGAAgataacttttatttaaaagtGGCAGCAAGAGTAGATTTTGGAGCTCAAAGCAAGGAACCTATAAG GTATCCTGATGATCCCTATGACCGTATATGGGATTCGGATCTTAAAAAGAGGCCAAATTTTCTAGTAGATGTGGCTGCAGGCACAGAAAGAATCAACACAACAAAGTACATAGATACAAACACAAGAGAATACCCACCCGTTAAAGTAATGCAGACTGCAGTAGTTGGGACTAAAGGAATGCTCAGCTATAGGCTGAATCTTGATGACTTTCCAGCGAATGCACGAGCTTTTGCATACTTTGCTGAGATTGAGGACTTGGGGATGAATGAGACCAGGAAGTTCAAAATGGAGCGCCCTTACGTTCCGGACTACAGCAATGCTGTGGTGAATATAGCAGAGAATGCAAATGGAAGTTATACTTTGTATGAACCTAGctacatgaacataacattggATTTTATACTGTCATTCTCCTTTGTGAAGACTCCTGACTCAACTCGAGGTCCACTACTAAGTGCAATGGAAATATGTAGATATGTGCAAATTGCTACAAAGACAGATGAACAAGATG TGAGTACTCTCAACGCATTCCGCTCTATGTCATTGGGAAGTGATTGGTCAGATGAAGACGGTGATCCTTGTGTACCTACGCAATGGGAATGGGTGATCTGCAGCACAACTAGTCCACCAAGAATCACAAAAAT AACACTGTCAGGCAAGAATGTTACGGGTGAAATTCCTCGCGAGCTACATCATATGGAAGGACTGACAGAGTT GTGGTTGGATGGGAACTCCCTGACCGGACCAATCCCTGACTTGAGCAATCTTGTTAATTTGAGAATTAT ACATCTTGAGAACAACAAGTTGACTGGTCCAATACCTTCATACCTTGGAGGTTTACCAAGCTTATTAGAACT ATATGTACAGAATAACAGCCTAACCGGAGAAATACCGTCATCTTTATTAACAGGAAAAGTAACTTTCAA GCATGAAGGAAATCCTAATCTAAGACCCGAGTCAAATCATAGTACACGTTACAAAGTGATACTAGGAGCTTCAATTGGAGGACTTGTGATCATATTGGTTCTATTTGCTGTCAGTATATTCTTTTTGTGCCACTTCAGAACAAAAGTATCTCATCAAAAAG GTGAATCTATGCGCACAAATGCTAAACCGTCAACAACTTATTCAATGGCAAGAGGTGGATCCTTAATGGATGAAGGTGTGGCATACTATATCCCACTATCCGAGATAGAAGAAGCAACTGAAAATTTTTCAAAGCAAATTGGAAAGGGAAGTTTTGGACCTGTTTACTATGGAAGACTTAGGGATGGGAAAGAAGTTGCTGTCAAAACTATGGCAGATTCATCAAGCCATGGAACCAAACAGTTCGCTACAGAG GTGGCTCTCTTGTCAAGGATCCATCACAGAAACTTGGTTCCATTGATCGGATACTATGAGGATGACCATCAACGTATGCTTGTCTATGAATACATGCATAATGGAACTTTGAGAGATCATATAACTG AATCCACTGATAACAAGCATTTGGACTGGCTAGCACGTCTTAATATTGCAGAAGATGCAGCCAAAG GCCTTGAGTACTTACATACTGGATGCAACCCCTCTATCATTCATCGAGATGTAAAAACTAGCAACATTCTATTAGATATAAATATGCGAGCAAAAGTATCTGATTTCGGACTATCAAGGCAAGCTGAAGAAGATTTAACACATGTCTCAAGCGTGGCACGAGGAACTGTTGGCTACCTTGATCCTGA GTACTATGCAAATCAGCAATTGACAGAGAAAAGTGATGTATATAGTTTTGGGGTTGTCCTTTTGGAATTGATCTCTGGAAGAAAGCCTTTTTCTTCGGAGGAATATGGAGCTGACTGGAGCATTGTTCACTGG GCAAGATCATTGATTCGCAAAGGAGACGTGATAAGTATCATGGATCCTGCACTAGTAGGACATGTCAAAGTTGAGTCAGTATGGAGAATAGCAGAAGTTGCAATACAATGTGTGGAAAGGCATGGCACATCCAGGCCAAGAATGCATGAAATTCTATCAGCCATACAGGATGCAATCAAGATCGAAAAGGGGATTGATAAGCTGTCTTCATCAGGAAGTTCAAAGGCACAATCTTCCAGAAAGACACTCTTAACAAGCTTCCTCGACGTAGAAAGCCCTGACATATCCAATAGCTCACTTACCCCTTCTGCTAGATGA
- the LOC107020726 gene encoding probable LRR receptor-like serine/threonine-protein kinase At1g67720 isoform X2, with translation MGFLLQSFVVLLCFTPAIVCQVTEFVSIDCGSASNYTDASTGLAWTSDAGMMGHGKPVVVVNANVNSQQYQRRRDFPADSNKYCYTLKTKERRRYLVRATFLYGSPAAEGTYPKFELYLDATKWGTITISESSRIYVNEMIIRAPSNSIDVCLCCATTESPFISTLELRPLNLSMYATDYEDNFYLKVAARVDFGAQSKEPIRYPDDPYDRIWDSDLKKRPNFLVDVAAGTERINTTKYIDTNTREYPPVKVMQTAVVGTKGMLSYRLNLDDFPANARAFAYFAEIEDLGMNETRKFKMERPYVPDYSNAVVNIAENANGSYTLYEPSYMNITLDFILSFSFVKTPDSTRGPLLSAMEICRYVQIATKTDEQDVSTLNAFRSMSLGSDWSDEDGDPCVPTQWEWVICSTTSPPRITKITLSGKNVTGEIPRELHHMEGLTELWLDGNSLTGPIPDLSNLVNLRIIHLENNKLTGPIPSYLGGLPSLLELYVQNNSLTGEIPSSLLTGKVTFKHEGNPNLRPESNHSTRYKVILGASIGGLVIILVLFAVSIFFLCHFRTKVSHQKGESMRTNAKPSTTYSMARGGSLMDEGVAYYIPLSEIEEATENFSKQIGKGSFGPVYYGRLRDGKEVAVKTMADSSSHGTKQFATEVALLSRIHHRNLVPLIGYYEDDHQRMLVYEYMHNGTLRDHITESTDNKHLDWLARLNIAEDAAKGLEYLHTGCNPSIIHRDVKTSNILLDINMRAKVSDFGLSRQAEEDLTHVSSVARGTVGYLDPEYYANQQLTEKSDVYSFGVVLLELISGRKPFSSEEYGADWSIVHWARSLIRKGDVISIMDPALVGHVKVESVWRIAEVAIQCVERHGTSRPRMHEILSAIQDAIKIEKGIDKLSSSGSSKAQSSRKTLLTSFLDVESPDISNSSLTPSAR, from the exons atgGGTTTTCTTTTACAATCCTTTGTTGTACTTCTTTGCTTCACTCCAGCAATTGTGTGTCAAGTTACAG AGTTTGTAAGTATAGACTGTGGAAGTGCAAGCAATTATACGGACGCGAGTACAGGATTAGCATGGACTTCAGATGCTGGAATGATGGGGCATGGAAAACCTGTTGTGGTAGTGAATGCAAATGTAAACTCACAACAATATCAAAGGCGCAGAGACTTTCCGGCAGACAGCAACAAATACTGTTATACTTTAAAAACCAAGGAGAGAAGGCGATATCTTGTGCGAGCAACATTTCTATATGGAAGTCCTGCAGCAGAGGGAACATACCCCAAGTTTGAGCTCTACTTGGATGCAACTAAATGGGGAACTATAACCATTTCAGAATCTTCAAGGATATATGTGAACGAAATGATCATAAGAGCACCTTCAAACTCTATCGATGTGTGCTTGTGTTGTGCAACAACAGAGTCCCCCTTCATATCTACTCTTGAGCTGAGACCTCTGAACTTGTCAATGTATGCCACAGACTATGAAgataacttttatttaaaagtGGCAGCAAGAGTAGATTTTGGAGCTCAAAGCAAGGAACCTATAAG GTATCCTGATGATCCCTATGACCGTATATGGGATTCGGATCTTAAAAAGAGGCCAAATTTTCTAGTAGATGTGGCTGCAGGCACAGAAAGAATCAACACAACAAAGTACATAGATACAAACACAAGAGAATACCCACCCGTTAAAGTAATGCAGACTGCAGTAGTTGGGACTAAAGGAATGCTCAGCTATAGGCTGAATCTTGATGACTTTCCAGCGAATGCACGAGCTTTTGCATACTTTGCTGAGATTGAGGACTTGGGGATGAATGAGACCAGGAAGTTCAAAATGGAGCGCCCTTACGTTCCGGACTACAGCAATGCTGTGGTGAATATAGCAGAGAATGCAAATGGAAGTTATACTTTGTATGAACCTAGctacatgaacataacattggATTTTATACTGTCATTCTCCTTTGTGAAGACTCCTGACTCAACTCGAGGTCCACTACTAAGTGCAATGGAAATATGTAGATATGTGCAAATTGCTACAAAGACAGATGAACAAGATG TGAGTACTCTCAACGCATTCCGCTCTATGTCATTGGGAAGTGATTGGTCAGATGAAGACGGTGATCCTTGTGTACCTACGCAATGGGAATGGGTGATCTGCAGCACAACTAGTCCACCAAGAATCACAAAAAT AACACTGTCAGGCAAGAATGTTACGGGTGAAATTCCTCGCGAGCTACATCATATGGAAGGACTGACAGAGTT GTGGTTGGATGGGAACTCCCTGACCGGACCAATCCCTGACTTGAGCAATCTTGTTAATTTGAGAATTAT ACATCTTGAGAACAACAAGTTGACTGGTCCAATACCTTCATACCTTGGAGGTTTACCAAGCTTATTAGAACT ATATGTACAGAATAACAGCCTAACCGGAGAAATACCGTCATCTTTATTAACAGGAAAAGTAACTTTCAA GCATGAAGGAAATCCTAATCTAAGACCCGAGTCAAATCATAGTACACGTTACAAAGTGATACTAGGAGCTTCAATTGGAGGACTTGTGATCATATTGGTTCTATTTGCTGTCAGTATATTCTTTTTGTGCCACTTCAGAACAAAAGTATCTCATCAAAAAG GTGAATCTATGCGCACAAATGCTAAACCGTCAACAACTTATTCAATGGCAAGAGGTGGATCCTTAATGGATGAAGGTGTGGCATACTATATCCCACTATCCGAGATAGAAGAAGCAACTGAAAATTTTTCAAAGCAAATTGGAAAGGGAAGTTTTGGACCTGTTTACTATGGAAGACTTAGGGATGGGAAAGAAGTTGCTGTCAAAACTATGGCAGATTCATCAAGCCATGGAACCAAACAGTTCGCTACAGAG GTGGCTCTCTTGTCAAGGATCCATCACAGAAACTTGGTTCCATTGATCGGATACTATGAGGATGACCATCAACGTATGCTTGTCTATGAATACATGCATAATGGAACTTTGAGAGATCATATAACTG AATCCACTGATAACAAGCATTTGGACTGGCTAGCACGTCTTAATATTGCAGAAGATGCAGCCAAAG GCCTTGAGTACTTACATACTGGATGCAACCCCTCTATCATTCATCGAGATGTAAAAACTAGCAACATTCTATTAGATATAAATATGCGAGCAAAAGTATCTGATTTCGGACTATCAAGGCAAGCTGAAGAAGATTTAACACATGTCTCAAGCGTGGCACGAGGAACTGTTGGCTACCTTGATCCTGA GTACTATGCAAATCAGCAATTGACAGAGAAAAGTGATGTATATAGTTTTGGGGTTGTCCTTTTGGAATTGATCTCTGGAAGAAAGCCTTTTTCTTCGGAGGAATATGGAGCTGACTGGAGCATTGTTCACTGG GCAAGATCATTGATTCGCAAAGGAGACGTGATAAGTATCATGGATCCTGCACTAGTAGGACATGTCAAAGTTGAGTCAGTATGGAGAATAGCAGAAGTTGCAATACAATGTGTGGAAAGGCATGGCACATCCAGGCCAAGAATGCATGAAATTCTATCAGCCATACAGGATGCAATCAAGATCGAAAAGGGGATTGATAAGCTGTCTTCATCAGGAAGTTCAAAGGCACAATCTTCCAGAAAGACACTCTTAACAAGCTTCCTCGACGTAGAAAGCCCTGACATATCCAATAGCTCACTTACCCCTTCTGCTAGATGA
- the LOC107018631 gene encoding E3 ubiquitin-protein ligase AIRP2-like, protein MWQNHSQNSSFRESIKALEADVQHANTMAAALPRDLDGDCVQMKVSYGFLAPFLLFLIEWMDYSCLDTLASCLGLLHILVYKVYVDGMPTMPPQERKATIREFYAIIYPSLKQLEGNLVELMKENTKVTQLSNTSNGRVEEKRQSCKSIPGEEDECGICMETGSKIVLPNCSHSMCVGCFHDWYIRSQSCPFCRGSLTRVNSRDLWVLTSDCDVVDSTTLEQENVRRFYLYIDKLPLAVPDTNVMLYDYMI, encoded by the exons ATGTGGCAGAATCATAGCCAAAATTCTTCCTTTAGAGAATCCATCAAAGCCCTTGAAGCTGATGTTCAACATGCCAATACTAT GGCAGCAGCTCTTCCCCGGGATCTCGATGGAGATTGTGTTCAGATGAAAGTTTCGTATGGTTTTCTTGCCCCCTTCTTACTGTTTCTGATAGAATGGATGGACTATAGTTGTTTAGATACTCTAGCTAGTTGCTTAGGACTCCTTCACATCCTTGTTTACAAG GTTTATGTTGATGGAATGCCAACAATGCCTCCACAAGAAAGGAAAGCCACAATTAGAGAATTCTACG CCATTATATATCCTTCACTAAAGCAGCTGGAGGGGAATTTAGTGGAATTAATGAAGGAGAATACTAAAGTAACTCAACTCTCCAACACTTCAAATGGAAGAGTGGAAGAGAAAAGACAGTCATGTAAAAGTATTCCGGGAGAAGAAGACGAATGTGGTATATGCATGGAGACTGGCTCCAAGATAGTATTGCCTAATTGTAGCCATTCCATGTGTGTTGGCTGTTTCCACGACTG GTACATCCGGTCTCAATCATGCCCTTTTTGTCGAGGTAGTCTAACGAGAGTCAACTCCAGAGACTTGTGGGTTCTAACTAGTGACTGTGATGTGGTTGATAGCACCACACTAGAGCAGGAGAACGTAAGGCGGTTCTACCTTTATATTGATAAGTTGCCACTTGCCGTCCCTGACACCAATGTTATGCTTTACGATTACATGATATAG